GCGGGCTCGACAAGCTGGAAGCCGAGATCAAGTGGACCAGCATTGACTACAAGCTGGCCGGTGCACTGCTGGCCCGTGGCAAGAGCAACCAGCTGATGATCCGCTCGGCCCAGCAGTCTTTTGACGGTACCGGCAGTCTCACGAAAGAGCGGGCACTGGTCACCCACATGACCGTGCAGACCAAGTCGCTTGGGCTGGGCGAGCACAAGGGCGGCGACCCGTCAGAAATGCCGGCCAAGTTCATCGTGCATGCCGTCAAGCAGACGCTCGACGGCGAGCCGATCATCGAAATCGACGTGATCAACCAGATTTTCAAGACCGGCGGCATCGACCTGCTGGCGAACTGGCGTCGCATCCTGGGGATTTAAACCATGAACGAAATGCAAGAAAAGATGGCCGACGGCCAGTTGAGTGACGGTCGCCGTTTTACCGTATCGCCGGTTTTT
The DNA window shown above is from Laribacter hongkongensis DSM 14985 and carries:
- a CDS encoding phage major tail tube protein, with protein sequence MILEAVRDGVVYLNGTSYLGVVDEIKLPEIQFRTTDRKLTGGLGVIELQGGLDKLEAEIKWTSIDYKLAGALLARGKSNQLMIRSAQQSFDGTGSLTKERALVTHMTVQTKSLGLGEHKGGDPSEMPAKFIVHAVKQTLDGEPIIEIDVINQIFKTGGIDLLANWRRILGI